The Nocardioides campestrisoli genome includes a window with the following:
- a CDS encoding SDR family NAD(P)-dependent oxidoreductase — protein MFSLQGKKALVTGGGSGIGLAMAQGLAGAGAEVTLWGRNTARLETARDSFGDGAQVHVDAVDVGDPDAVRRGVETVVERMGDLDTVVVSAGTGGAIAPITEVADDEHRRVLTTNVDGVMWTIRETAKVMVERAKAGRPGGSIITIASLAAIEGAGRNSSYGASKGAVVALSNAAAVELARYGIRVNTILPGWIATEMSQPQQDSELFDKHVISRVPLGRWGRPEEFGGAAVYLASDASSFQTGSQLVIDGGYSIF, from the coding sequence ATGTTCTCGCTTCAAGGCAAGAAGGCGCTGGTCACCGGGGGAGGGTCTGGTATCGGACTCGCCATGGCCCAGGGCTTGGCCGGCGCCGGGGCCGAGGTCACCCTCTGGGGCCGCAACACGGCGCGACTCGAGACTGCCCGGGACTCCTTCGGGGACGGTGCCCAGGTGCACGTGGACGCCGTCGACGTGGGCGACCCGGACGCCGTGCGGCGCGGGGTCGAGACTGTCGTCGAGCGGATGGGTGACCTGGACACGGTCGTGGTAAGCGCGGGCACCGGTGGCGCCATCGCGCCGATCACCGAGGTGGCCGACGACGAGCACCGCCGCGTCCTTACCACCAACGTGGACGGGGTGATGTGGACGATCCGCGAGACTGCCAAGGTGATGGTGGAGCGCGCGAAGGCCGGCCGCCCCGGCGGCTCGATCATCACGATCGCCAGCCTGGCGGCCATCGAGGGTGCGGGGCGCAACTCTTCCTACGGCGCCTCCAAGGGCGCGGTGGTGGCGCTCAGCAATGCGGCCGCGGTCGAGCTCGCCCGCTACGGGATCCGCGTCAACACCATCCTCCCCGGCTGGATCGCCACCGAGATGAGCCAGCCGCAGCAGGACTCCGAGCTCTTCGACAAGCATGTGATCAGCCGGGTCCCGCTCGGGCGCTGGGGTCGCCCCGAGGAGTTCGGCGGCGCCGCTGTCTACCTCGCCAGCGACGCCTCGAGCTTTCAGACCGGGAGCCAGCTGGTGATCGATGGCGGCTACTCGATCTTCTGA
- a CDS encoding enoyl-CoA hydratase, translated as MTGMVLLQERIGQVALLRLNRPEVRNALNVELVTSLRATLAELAVDDEVRAVVLTGNGKAFCAGLDLVELETSGANLELAGGHDDGSPNQPWDPFPKPLVGAVNGPAVTGGLEVALACDFLVGSEAACFADTHSRVGVMPGWGLSVLLPQVVGRGVARRMSLTGDYMFAEEALGRGLLTEIVPADELVDTAVQVASTIAANDPAMVQAYLASYRATELASVGEGFAAETAASTAWLQNGFARNGSRRDAVISRGRSQTTAR; from the coding sequence ATGACCGGCATGGTGCTGCTCCAGGAGCGGATCGGCCAGGTAGCCCTGCTCCGCCTCAACCGTCCCGAGGTGCGCAACGCCCTGAACGTCGAGCTCGTGACCTCGCTGCGCGCGACGTTGGCGGAGCTCGCGGTCGACGACGAGGTCCGCGCCGTGGTGCTCACCGGCAACGGCAAGGCGTTCTGTGCCGGGCTCGACCTCGTCGAGCTGGAGACCAGCGGGGCCAATCTGGAGCTCGCCGGCGGCCACGACGACGGGTCGCCCAACCAGCCGTGGGACCCGTTCCCCAAGCCGTTGGTAGGGGCGGTCAACGGCCCAGCCGTGACCGGCGGTCTCGAGGTCGCCCTCGCCTGCGACTTCCTCGTCGGCTCCGAGGCCGCGTGCTTCGCCGACACCCACAGCCGGGTCGGCGTGATGCCCGGCTGGGGCCTCTCCGTGCTGCTGCCCCAAGTGGTCGGCCGAGGGGTGGCGCGCCGGATGAGCCTCACTGGCGACTACATGTTCGCCGAGGAGGCGCTGGGACGCGGGCTGCTCACCGAGATCGTGCCGGCCGACGAGCTGGTCGACACGGCCGTGCAGGTCGCCTCCACCATCGCGGCCAACGACCCGGCGATGGTGCAGGCCTACCTGGCGTCGTACCGGGCCACCGAGCTCGCCTCGGTGGGCGAAGGGTTCGCCGCCGAGACCGCCGCCTCCACCGCCTGGCTGCAGAACGGCTTCGCCCGGAACGGGTCGCGGCGCGATGCCGTGATCTCCCGTGGCCGCTCGCAGACCACCGCCCGCTGA
- a CDS encoding acyl-CoA dehydrogenase family protein — protein sequence MSTEFEWSEEQRTLRGVVTDFCRRRTASTGDQAGFDRDTWTQLAAGLSVAGLTVDEELGGAGASLLEAGIVAEELGRTLLRTPLVPTVGLAVTALAHCGQDSDARDALTRIAAGEAVATAALADEQGILDPSKPPLAAREEDGVWYVDGVSGYVLEGGRADLVLVHATGGGAEPMLLLVDAGASGLTRDEVVALDHGRTQARLAFDGVPATRLVADRPVAEVVRAAVDAAATLLALEQTGIAQAMLDLSVAHASTRMQFGRAIGSFQAVKHRIADMYVEVEHARSAAYHALWALVHGADDPALASSLAFATASEAARKVTRGTVQVHGGIGFTWEHAAHRYLKAAQANSTLLGGDRLHSRRLAELVLAKGAEVGA from the coding sequence ATGAGCACCGAGTTCGAGTGGAGCGAGGAACAGCGCACGCTGCGTGGCGTGGTCACCGACTTCTGCCGTCGGCGGACCGCGTCGACGGGCGACCAGGCGGGCTTCGACCGGGACACCTGGACCCAGCTGGCCGCAGGTCTCTCGGTCGCGGGGCTCACCGTCGACGAGGAGCTGGGCGGGGCGGGCGCGTCCCTGCTGGAGGCCGGGATCGTGGCTGAGGAGCTCGGGCGAACCCTGCTCCGCACCCCGCTGGTGCCCACGGTCGGGCTCGCCGTCACGGCGCTGGCCCACTGTGGCCAGGACTCCGACGCCCGGGACGCCCTGACCCGGATCGCGGCCGGCGAGGCCGTGGCCACCGCCGCGCTCGCCGACGAGCAGGGCATCCTCGACCCGTCGAAGCCGCCGCTCGCGGCACGCGAGGAGGACGGGGTCTGGTACGTCGACGGCGTCTCGGGCTACGTGCTCGAGGGCGGCCGGGCGGACCTCGTGCTGGTCCACGCCACCGGCGGCGGGGCGGAGCCGATGCTGCTGCTCGTCGACGCCGGCGCCTCCGGACTGACCCGTGACGAGGTCGTCGCGCTGGACCACGGGCGCACCCAGGCCCGTCTCGCGTTCGACGGCGTCCCCGCGACGCGCCTGGTGGCCGACCGGCCCGTTGCCGAGGTCGTGCGGGCCGCCGTCGATGCTGCCGCGACACTGCTGGCGCTCGAGCAGACCGGCATCGCGCAGGCGATGCTCGACCTGTCGGTCGCGCACGCGAGCACCCGGATGCAGTTCGGCCGGGCGATCGGGTCCTTCCAGGCCGTGAAGCACCGGATCGCCGACATGTACGTCGAGGTCGAGCACGCCCGCTCGGCGGCGTACCACGCGCTGTGGGCACTCGTCCACGGCGCCGACGACCCCGCGCTGGCCAGCAGCCTGGCTTTCGCCACCGCCTCCGAAGCAGCGCGCAAGGTCACCCGCGGCACGGTCCAGGTGCACGGCGGCATCGGCTTCACCTGGGAGCACGCCGCCCACCGCTACCTCAAGGCTGCCCAGGCCAACAGCACCTTGCTGGGCGGTGACCGGCTGCACTCGCGCCGGCTCGCCGAGCTCGTACTCGCCAAAGGCGCAGAGGTGGGGGCATGA
- a CDS encoding enoyl-CoA hydratase/isomerase family protein has product MSAAEVEEAREPVTLHRKDGVVTIVLDQPRRKNAMTMEAWRLLGEHLSTVTLGEDRVVVITGAGEDFCAGADLSGDSRDTHPVADMQVVNAACLALHRSPVPTVARVDGVAVGAGMNLALACDLVVASDRARFSEIFIKRGLSVDFGGAWALPRLVGLQKAKEMVLLGDIISAEEARRVGLVTRVVDPVELDEVVDGLVARLKANPPIAASLSKRMLNASFEMDLVQALDAEGHNQSVNMVMDDAREAFEAFRTKREPVFRGR; this is encoded by the coding sequence ATGAGCGCCGCGGAGGTGGAGGAGGCGCGCGAGCCGGTCACCCTGCACCGCAAGGACGGCGTGGTCACGATCGTGCTCGACCAGCCGCGCCGCAAGAATGCGATGACGATGGAGGCGTGGCGGCTGCTGGGCGAGCACCTTTCGACGGTGACCCTGGGAGAAGATCGTGTCGTCGTGATCACCGGAGCCGGCGAGGACTTCTGCGCGGGGGCCGACCTGTCGGGCGACAGCCGGGACACGCACCCGGTTGCCGACATGCAGGTCGTCAACGCGGCCTGCCTCGCGCTTCACCGCTCCCCGGTCCCTACCGTGGCCCGCGTCGACGGCGTCGCGGTGGGAGCCGGAATGAACCTTGCGCTGGCGTGCGACCTCGTCGTCGCCTCCGACCGTGCGCGGTTCTCCGAGATCTTCATCAAGCGCGGCCTGTCGGTGGACTTCGGCGGGGCCTGGGCCCTGCCCCGGCTGGTCGGCCTGCAGAAGGCCAAGGAAATGGTCCTGCTCGGCGACATCATCTCCGCCGAGGAGGCGCGCCGCGTCGGCCTGGTCACCCGGGTCGTGGACCCGGTCGAGCTCGACGAGGTGGTCGATGGGCTGGTGGCGCGGCTGAAGGCCAACCCGCCGATCGCCGCCTCGCTCTCCAAGCGCATGCTGAACGCTTCGTTCGAGATGGACCTGGTCCAGGCGCTCGACGCCGAGGGGCACAACCAGTCCGTGAACATGGTCATGGACGACGCGCGGGAGGCGTTCGAGGCATTCCGCACCAAGCGCGAGCCCGTCTTCCGCGGCCGCTGA
- a CDS encoding NAD(P)H-dependent flavin oxidoreductase — translation MISTRFTQTFGVRHPIVQGGMQWVGTAELVSAVAEAGALGMLTALTQPTPEALTREIARTREMTDQPFGVNLTILPSIKPIPYDEYRHAIVDAGITVVETAGSNPEPHMPFFHQHGVKVLHKCTSVRHAVKAQKVGVDGVSIDGFECAGHPGEDDVAGLVLIPAATRVLDIPVVASGGIANAQGLVAALALGADGVNMGTRFMCTQEAPIHDRVKQAIVAGDELGTELIFRSLRNTSRVASNSVSRKVVDILAEGGQFEDVQDLVAGVRGRTVFTEGDVEAGIWSVGQAQGLIHDVPTVGELVEGMVREATELVEARLRPLFADASS, via the coding sequence GTGATCAGCACCCGTTTCACCCAGACCTTCGGCGTCCGGCACCCGATCGTGCAGGGCGGGATGCAGTGGGTCGGCACGGCCGAGCTCGTCTCCGCTGTGGCCGAGGCGGGCGCCCTGGGCATGCTCACGGCCCTGACCCAGCCGACCCCGGAGGCGCTCACCCGGGAGATCGCGCGGACCCGGGAGATGACCGATCAGCCGTTCGGGGTGAACCTGACGATCCTGCCGTCGATCAAGCCGATCCCGTACGACGAGTACCGGCACGCGATCGTCGATGCCGGGATCACGGTCGTGGAGACCGCGGGCTCGAACCCGGAGCCGCACATGCCGTTCTTCCATCAGCACGGGGTCAAGGTGCTGCACAAGTGCACCAGCGTCCGGCATGCGGTCAAGGCGCAGAAGGTCGGGGTCGACGGGGTGAGCATCGACGGCTTCGAGTGCGCGGGTCACCCCGGCGAGGACGACGTGGCCGGGCTGGTGCTGATCCCGGCGGCCACCCGGGTGCTGGACATCCCGGTGGTCGCGTCCGGTGGGATCGCGAACGCCCAGGGTCTGGTCGCGGCGCTGGCGTTGGGTGCGGACGGGGTCAACATGGGGACCCGGTTCATGTGCACCCAGGAGGCGCCGATCCACGACCGGGTCAAGCAGGCGATCGTCGCCGGTGACGAGCTGGGCACCGAGCTGATCTTCCGGTCGCTGCGCAACACCTCTCGGGTGGCCTCGAACTCCGTCTCCCGCAAGGTCGTCGACATCCTGGCCGAGGGCGGGCAGTTCGAGGACGTGCAGGACCTGGTCGCGGGCGTGCGCGGGCGCACCGTGTTCACCGAGGGTGACGTGGAGGCGGGGATCTGGAGCGTAGGGCAGGCGCAGGGCCTCATCCACGACGTGCCGACCGTTGGCGAGCTGGTGGAGGGCATGGTCCGGGAGGCGACCGAGCTGGTCGAGGCCCGGCTGCGCCCCCTGTTCGCCGACGCGAGCTCGTGA